In Pseudobdellovibrio exovorus JSS, the genomic stretch CATGTCCTTTACGTTGAATAACTTCGTAGAAAACAGGACCGATCACATTTTTTGTGAAGATCTGCAAAAGGTAACCATGTTGGTCGCCATCGACTAAGATAGCTTGTCCTTTTAGTTTATCAATATCTTCACTGACCTGTGGCAAACGATCTTTCAACATGCCGTAATATGTATCCGGTGGAGCTGCTAAGAACTCAATTCCCTGCGCACGCAAACGCTCTAATGTAGGGATCACTTGTTGTGTCGTCATCGCAATGTGCTGAATTCCAGAACCTTTGTATTCGTTCAGGTATTCTTGAATTTGAGATTTAGCATCCTTCGGCTCGTTGATAGGAACTGAAAACAATCCACATGGTGAACGCATAGCTTTTGATAACAAACCCGTCGCTTTACCTTTGATATCGAAGTACTTCGCTTCGTGGAAGTTGAAAATGTTTTCATAAAAGTCAGCCCACTTCTTCATTTCCCCTACAGGCACGTTATTGGTGAAGTGATCTACAATCTCTAAACCTAAGCCCACTGGGTGATTGGTGGCGTTATTAGCGACTTTAAATTGTTTTTCATAAAGATCGTTGTGAGTCGTTTCATCAATGAAGTAAACCAACGAATCGCCGATACCATAGATCGCTAAATATGGAGTAGCCCCGCGAGCAGATTGACTGCCATCATACGGACGCGCACCACGTTTCACCGCTTCTTCAAAAGCGCGTGTCGCATTTTCAACACGGAAGCCAGTTGAAGAAACAGATGGACCATGTAACTTCGCAAAGTCTGTGGCAAATGTGTCTGGCTCACAGTTGATGATAAAATTGATATCACCTTGACGATATAAGCGAATCTCTTTGTTTTCGATTTTAGCTAATTCTGTGAAGCCTAATTTCGTGAATAGTTTTTGAAAGTGAGCGGCATCACTGCCTGCATATTCAATAAAATCAACTCCGTATAATCCGATTGGATTTTGTTCGGTCATTTTCGCTTTTGACCAATTAACAGCCAATGACATAAAGCCTCCATTTGTAATGAGGCCTTAATCTAGCAACCGCCAAGGTCAGGGTCAAAAAATCACTGTCATGGTGCTGATAGCCAAGATGCCGTTAGCGGCAATAGGCGCTGTATTCAGCGATAAGCTGTTTATTATCATCTTTTGTCGGCATTTCACCCGCAGTGATCTTACGTTGTAAGTCGCGAATAAGAACCGTTTTCAACTGCTGTAAACGCAGTCTTTTTTGCTCGTCACTACGCGGCCAGCACTCATCAGAACCAATCACCGAGCGCAATGGACCGAACATGGCGTGCTCGTCAGAGAAAGTCCATGTATCAGGATCGTGCTTCATACCAAAATCGCGGCTTTCCACATAAGCACGCATGTGAAATGGCATTCCCTCATAGGCGAGGGCTTCGTAAATAGCTCCCTTACTGCCCGTTACAAATACAGCCACCGCATCTGCGTACAATTCACTGTAGGGCCCTACTTGACGTGCAATTTTAAGTAACGCTGGGTTTTGCACCACTGAGTCTTCAAGTGCCTTCATCTGTTGGCGCATTTGCTCGAGCGTTTCGGTATCGGGATCATCACGTAAAGCCTGCAAGCTCAATTCAGACGACTGTGATTTAATTCGTTTTAATTCGGCATAGTCCGCAGAGGCATCAGCTAAAAAAGTTCCAAAGATCGCATGGGCATATTCGTGTGCGAAGACTGCTAAAATGTCATAGATTGATTTTGAATAGGTTCCACCATACTGACCTGAATGCTCAAAAGTTCTAGGAATATACACAATAGATCCGTAATCAAAAGAGGCACCGCCACTGCGACGCTCAACCACGATGTTGATCGGATTATCAGCTAACCTCAGGTTATCGACCTGATCCACCACTCGC encodes the following:
- the hppD gene encoding 4-hydroxyphenylpyruvate dioxygenase; its protein translation is MSLAVNWSKAKMTEQNPIGLYGVDFIEYAGSDAAHFQKLFTKLGFTELAKIENKEIRLYRQGDINFIINCEPDTFATDFAKLHGPSVSSTGFRVENATRAFEEAVKRGARPYDGSQSARGATPYLAIYGIGDSLVYFIDETTHNDLYEKQFKVANNATNHPVGLGLEIVDHFTNNVPVGEMKKWADFYENIFNFHEAKYFDIKGKATGLLSKAMRSPCGLFSVPINEPKDAKSQIQEYLNEYKGSGIQHIAMTTQQVIPTLERLRAQGIEFLAAPPDTYYGMLKDRLPQVSEDIDKLKGQAILVDGDQHGYLLQIFTKNVIGPVFYEVIQRKGHDGFGDGNFQALFDAIEADQRARGYL